A part of Candidatus Dormiibacterota bacterium genomic DNA contains:
- the rsmD gene encoding 16S rRNA (guanine(966)-N(2))-methyltransferase RsmD has translation MPGPATRVTAGTSRGRLLKTPPGRSTRPTTSLVREALFNIIGDSIRGARVLDLFAGAGTLGIEALSRGAAWATFVERDRSCATIVAENLTATGFAQQGDVASADAIDWLRSHGGDLATYNLLLLDPPYRDAVSLTSTLEALDRALLRDQALVVVEHHRSQPVPPLQRLTHVRDRDYGTTRLTFLRYQ, from the coding sequence ATGCCCGGGCCGGCCACGCGCGTTACCGCGGGGACAAGCCGCGGTCGTCTGCTCAAGACCCCGCCGGGGCGCTCCACGCGTCCGACCACCTCACTGGTCCGCGAGGCCTTGTTCAACATCATCGGCGACAGCATACGCGGTGCACGCGTACTCGATCTGTTCGCCGGCGCCGGGACCCTCGGTATCGAGGCGCTCTCTCGCGGCGCGGCGTGGGCGACATTTGTGGAGCGGGATCGATCCTGTGCTACGATCGTCGCCGAGAATTTGACCGCAACCGGCTTCGCCCAGCAGGGCGACGTGGCAAGCGCCGATGCCATCGACTGGTTGAGGTCGCACGGTGGCGACCTCGCCACCTACAACCTTCTGCTTCTCGATCCTCCCTACCGCGACGCGGTGAGCTTGACCAGCACCCTCGAGGCCCTCGACCGGGCCCTTTTGCGCGACCAGGCGTTGGTGGTGGTCGAGCATCATCGCAGCCAACCGGTGCCGCCGCTGCAGCGCCTGACGCATGTTCGCGACCGCGATTACGGCACCACGCGCCTGACGTTCTTGAGGTATCAATGA
- the rpmF gene encoding 50S ribosomal protein L32, producing the protein MALPKTRYAHARQGERRAHLAIKRLQLVECSQCHQPKRPHAICRNCGYYDGREVIKTD; encoded by the coding sequence ATGGCTCTTCCAAAGACTCGGTACGCCCATGCCCGCCAGGGTGAGCGCCGCGCGCACCTGGCGATAAAGCGCCTGCAGCTCGTGGAGTGCTCGCAGTGCCACCAGCCGAAGCGGCCGCACGCGATCTGTCGTAACTGCGGCTACTACGACGGGCGCGAAGTCATCAAGACCGACTAG
- the coaD gene encoding pantetheine-phosphate adenylyltransferase yields the protein MITALYPGSFDPLTHGHLDIVDRAARIFDRVVIAVLENPSKRPLFTSGERVTMIRESLGERPSVEVSTFRGLTIDFARQVGARVIVRGLRAVSDFESEFQMALMNRRLEPDVTTVFIPTSLRHLFLSSSLIKELAEFGGDISEFVPANVVGPLKQRLTKGAQA from the coding sequence ATGATCACCGCCCTCTATCCCGGCAGCTTCGATCCCCTGACGCATGGCCACCTCGACATCGTCGACCGCGCGGCGCGCATCTTCGACCGGGTCGTGATTGCCGTGCTGGAAAATCCGAGCAAGCGCCCGCTCTTCACGAGCGGTGAGCGCGTCACCATGATCCGGGAGAGCCTGGGCGAACGCCCGAGCGTCGAGGTCAGCACCTTCCGGGGGCTCACGATCGACTTCGCGCGCCAGGTCGGGGCACGCGTGATCGTCCGCGGGCTTCGCGCCGTGTCAGACTTCGAGAGTGAGTTCCAGATGGCGCTGATGAACCGCCGGCTGGAGCCCGACGTTACGACGGTCTTCATTCCTACCAGCCTGCGTCACCTGTTTCTCAGCTCCAGCCTGATCAAAGAGCTCGCCGAGTTCGGTGGCGACATCTCAGAATTCGTCCCAGCCAACGTCGTCGGACCGCTCAAGCAACGTCTCACCAAGGGAGCACAGGCATGA